The DNA segment GCTACTTCGAACGAGAACTAAAATCTAATCTTTCACCTACGCGTTGAAAAAAAACACATTAATCTTGTAAGAGCTTAATAAGTACCCATGAATTTAGATcttaccattttttatttttatttaacacaAACATTACTACTATTATAATTCATGAATATAtcttaataatcaataaattattccatatttacaaaattcactaatactttaattcactaattttatcatttcacgGATTAACAGGAATGAAACCTTTATTGGAAATCATTTACGATGACGTTTTTAGCTCATGATAGGCACATTTGAACTAGATAGATACAAAGAACATATCACGATACATGAAGCACAAAAGTGCTGGAAACAGGGCACCAAAGTGCATAATAAAACttgaggcaccaaagtgcaataTCACTAACATCACGAATAAGACATGAGCACTCAGGTttctatgacatgtcaactatatctaCGAAGTTCAATGCTAATCCATATAGGCGCTCGAAAATAACTGAATTTACAATAATTAATCACAAATACTTTATTCCACGATTTTCTTGATTTCATTAGACTTTCACATTTCTTTCATTCTAGTTTACTATTTAATATTATACGAACATATAATTTCGAATATTAAAACTTTTAAGAACATTTTCTTTACACTTCCATTCCATGACTAATTATGATCTTTATTCATATTAGTATTGATTTcacgattttcacaatttaactacACTTTTgcatttcttcaatttagtctttatttttccacaatttaaagaacaattttaatttcatttacaatAATCAAGAAACTTTATTTAGTAAATTCTTAATTCACAATACACATTATATTTCGTATTCTTTACATCTTTTTCACTTATCAAATAATAACACATAAAACTTTCACGTACTTTTTAGTTTAGTCATTTAACACGAAATTCAATATTCACTATCACGTAGCACTAATCCATTAGTTCATCATAACATCTTATTTTACATGTCTTAACTTATATGTTGTTCACTTTTCTACCTATTTTGACTgcctaaaaatcataattttcacCATCTAAGACAATAACTTAAACATTGTTATAGATTATGCTTGTGGAAGTCATgattacttttattttcacaaaCTCACTTTGTAAGAATCTctagctcttgataccaatttgttggaGAGATTTTGGAAATGATGAAGAGAAAAGACACTCAACATGGAATGAATACTTTATTCATATCATATTCTCTTTCTCTTACTTTCTAACAAGGGCTTCGTCGCTTACAACCTTTATATAATTGTTGTATGTGACTATTAGTTTCAATACATACATCTAATATAATTAATGTATACCTAGTACATACATGCATCTTAGATAAATACATTCATGCATGTTAGTTAAATGCCTATTAGATTCCCTAGATTCATCCTTTCTAAACACATTGATTACATGCACACAGTCATGACATCACAATATCCAACATCACTACTGACAAGAAAAATAAGACAGATGAGAAGGTGAATGATCATGTCTTACCTGGTTAATTAACTATAATAGAGATGAGATTTAGGCTCAAGTATGCTTATGGAATGCTCTTCACTTCAGTGGTGAAACTTTTTCAGCTTCTTCTACATATTGAGGTAGTAAGGTGGGTCTACGCTTTTCCCAGAATATAACTTCTGGTGAGGGATTAAAATCATCTAGCTGCGATGCCTTCATTTCATggcaaatgaaattttgttgagaataagataaaaataaagggtaaattactcaatttcatatatatttgaaacatAATGGAAACCATTTTTGCACCCgtaaaaaattaagtaaagagTAGAGAGTGGATAAATACCTCATTAGATTTAGCATGCACAGTCAATGTTAAATAATCCACAGTGAAACTTGTGATCATCTTGAAACATTGCTTAACATCAAGCAAATCCAAACATGGGAATTCCATATGATAACCTGCAAGACCGAACCTCTCGAGCCTTGGCAAATTTTCAAGTATTATTTGCTTTATATGAGGAAATACCATTTTCTTCTCCAACTGAGGACCTTGTGACGATGATGTCGAAATGTCATCATTGGCAATTATTTGCTTCAAATTCTCACACGCCTTTATTTTCAGAATACTTAAATGTGGAAAATGTGGAATGAAAGTCGCTGGAAAGATGTATGTCAAACAATTGGAGTCATAAACTGCTAGTTCTCTAAGATTGCTTTCAAAATGGATGGGACCTTTCCAAATATCTCGTAGCCAAATCATATTAGAAAGCTGCATTTTCTCTAGATTTGATATGAAACATGCACCTTGAAGCCGAAACAGTTGTTCAAAGTTGCCTAGGGTCATATATTCGAAATTTGTTGATCTTTGTCTCAACTGAGTGTTTACCATATTGCATGGCTCGACATCTTCATCATCTATACTTTTCGTACAGAAGGTCAACTCCTGCATAAAAGCAAGGGCAAGTGTTATTCCATTATAATATCAACTGAGTACGTATAGCACTCTCATATTTGACTCTTTTACGTAAAATCATgtaaaagtctttaataaattgTGCCTACAGGACTCTTCTTCTATACTTTTGAAGAAAAttagatttaataaaattcaaacaGATATGAAATGCAAGTTTACTGTATGATATCACCTCATTTAAGAAGTATACTTCAGTATAGAAATTTTAGCATATTAtatgatttaaaaaatttaaatcacgCTATATGATTTATCCTTTGCGGTAgacataaccaataaaaatgaaattgaaaatacacTGGAATAATCACGTGATTAATAACACAAGTatctaaagtaaaaataaaaaactaaggaATTAAGAGAAAGAGTAAAAGAAAAAGTACCTTTAATGGATCACACTTGTTAACTTCTTTTTGAAAGACAAAATTCGTAAATGCTGAACATAATTCCTTGATAATTAAAATTTCCAAAGCTGGTGCTTGGACAAAATTATTTCCAGCAACAAAACCTCTCATGTTTCTTAATTTAACAAGTTGTACCTTTTGGAGACGAGGAAAACCTTGAGTCAAAGCAAGTGGGAAGACATATTCTAGACTTGGGCATTTCACTATCTCCACAGTTTTCAAGTTTGGCAAGCAAAGTTTGTTTGGTTCAGTGTCAATTTCCAACTCCATCAGAACACTTTTTAGTTTATCACAATCATATATCTTGAGTTCTTCCAACGACCTTAGGGTTTGAACGACGGATATTGAGAAGATAGATGTCAATTTGTTGCAATGGGTTATTTCTAAAACCTTTAGGCTTTGGAGATTGACACAATGGATGGGGCCTTGAACTATCCATCTCAAATATGGTAAACGCTTTAACTGCAACTGCTCCAAATTTAAAAGTAGTTGTGGTGCTTGATTTTCTTCTCTATTATAAAGGCCTTCATCAATTCGGAATACTTCAGACATACTAGAGTAACTAACTCTCAAATCTTTAAGGTTTTGTAAGATACCCATCTTTGCTTGTGATTTATCAACCAGGCATTCACCACCCCACCAATGGTAAATGTCAAGGGAAGTTAATCCATCTAGATGTCTTGAATGTACATCTGGAATAAGATTTGTATTGCATGACAATTCCTTGAATACGTATAATCCATTCCCCTAATCATAATTCATCACATAAATACAAATGAAAAttcacaaaacaaaaataatgaaGGAACCAAGTAGATATTGGATACTAATATGATAACAGATTGGGATACCAATTGAGTCATTAATTAAATCATATAACTAGAAGAACAAACACGCTACCTGTACATGACTTGAAAGAATAGCATCAATTTTATTCTTGATTTTGCAATCAATTTCTCTCAATTTTGGccttttttaattactttttaaaaatatatgttaattaaatcataataaaatacatatagtTTAGAACATTCAATTTTATATAAACAGTTAAAATTTTCTACACAACTATTTTTTGCTATTAAttagaaaaaatcaaataaaataatatttatgtggAAAATAGAAATATCTTTATAAACTTGGCTTAAGATAAAATATTTGAAGACGCATTTTAATATCTAATCAACAGAAtgaaaatcaaataaagaaaagaaaaagagaaaggaatgTACCTTTAATGTCAGCTGCTTGTTAACTTGTTGAATGTGGAAGTTCATCACTTTAGGACACTCGTAAGCTTCTAAGCTTTTCAAAGCTGGTGCCTTGATAAAAAAGTTTTCTGGGACAAAACTAGTCAAGTTTTCTAACCCTGAAAGTCGTAGATATTGTAGACTAGGAAGGAGCATGATACCATGAAGTTCAACTCCATCTTGTTCTTTTGGCATGCTGAATACATGCTTTAATTCATCACAACCAAAGACCGAAATCGATGCAAGAGCAGGAAGACCTTGAGCCAAAGTGATTGGCAGAACATATTCTAGCTTTGAACACAAACGGATGTAAAGAGTTTTCAGTTTCGGCAAGCAGAAAGGAGGAAAACAGCTGTTTGATCTTATTCCACCATCATTTTCCAGCACCGAGAAAAGGGTTCTCAATTCACGACAGAATTCTATCGTGAGTTCTTCTAAAAACACTAGGCTTTGAGTAATCGAAGGTGAGAAGAGTATTTCTAATTTTCTGCACCCTTTTATGTTTACAACCTTAAGACTTTGGAGGAAACCTTGTGGAGGGTGGTGACCTTTGCATAAGGTTTCAAACCCAAACATATCTTCTATACTTAATCTCTTTAAATTAGTGAATGCAAAAGTTGGCCCATTCCCCATTGTGATATCAACCAAGCATTCAAGATCCTTGCAATCCCTGAGTTGAAGGGACATTAATCCATTTAGTCCATCTCCCTTTGCATCCGGAACGAGATTATGATCCTCAATTGCATAGTGTACTTCAAGGTGTTTTGCACTGCTGAATGATTCCTTGAATGTTGATAATCGAACCTCCTAATTATAATtcatgacataattaaaaaagaaattatatatatgtgccGGTTAATAATAAATACTTATTAAACTAAGGATTAATTGATTTTGTATGTGCTTTAGAGTAAACATATCACCAAAATGTGTGTTCACTACACGCATAAAACTTAAGTGAATAAACAAAATcaaggagaaaaagaaagtaCCTTGAAGCAAGCCTTCTCAAcgtctaaatgaacaaatgaatcAGTTAACAAAGGGCAAGCCGACACTGAAAACTGCATCAAAGGTTTCGAAAACTGCAGTTGTTGGAGCACAACATCATTTTCCACCCTTCCTTCTCTAGGTCTGACCACTTGTTTTAATTGAGGGCAACGATGAATAGCAAGATTTTCTAGTAGTGGAAGCCCTTGCGGTGCCATCAAAGTTGGAAAAATATACACCAAACCATAACAGTTTCCTATGTAGAGTTCCCTTAAATTTGGGAAACCCAAAGAATTATGAGAATTGATGCTTGAAGATATTTTTTCTTCATCACCTTCCATTTCTGTAACTATTTGCTTCAATCTAGGACAGTTAGCTATCTCAAGGATTTCTAAGAGCACCAAACTTTGAGCAAGAGAAAGTGGGAAGAGTGATTTCAAACTTGGACAATTTGTTATCCTCAAATCAACTAAACCTTCAAGCCTTACATGTTGGGTTGGCAATTCCCCAATACAACTCAAGTTAGACAAATTATGCAAATATAACAGCTTCAAATTTGAGAGCCTCAAACTTTTATCAATCAAGCATTCCAGAAACTTATCTATGTCATCTAACACTTCAAAAGACTCCAAATTCTCAGGCAAGAGAGAAACTACATTCAAAAGAATCGGTCCCTTAATTTTCCAGGATTTTTCCGTAATGGAAAAAAGATCACATTTAAGTTTATAAGGATCCACTACGGATATATCATATCTTTCCAATTTAGGAAACACAACGTCACCCATAAAATGATCTAATGATAACCTCAAGGATAATGCAGTCAACCTAGATAAGAAATTTATCTGGACAAGTATATCAACAATTGTCTCACAAATGTTTGAACCTTTTAGATATAGCTGCTCTAGCTTTGATAACCTTTGAATGACGTTAGGGGGAAATCTGGAGCGAAATGTACAATCAGTTAAATCCAATATCTTCAGATTTTCCAACCTCCATAATTCATTTGACAAACCCTCGAATCCTAAACCACGCAAACTAAGAACCTCAACTGTCCTTAGGCTTCTAAGGAATGAGAAGTCCTCAAAATTTTCCAAACGTAGAGCACGAAGTTTTGGTAGAGAACTAAGAGCATACAAGGAAATCATCCCCACAGGACAATGTTTGTCAGCTGTAAGACTTAacgctttcaattctttcatccATTGAAAACATGTACCTTGAACATCACAGTTCTTAAGCAACAAGATCTCAAGGTTCGAAGGTATCAATCTCCCAAGAAGTTTTTTTTCTTCAATGTTCAGCAATGAGATCGCTCTACAAGGTTCAAAGCTTTCATTTAGTAACTCCAATCTAGATTTGATCATAAATCCACTTTCTTCTCTGGATGCAATCCATAGAGCAACATCACGGACTAAATCATGTAACTTAATGTACCTAATCAAGCCAAAACAAAAGTGAATATGtggaataaatattttttgttatacaatatttagaaatttaaaagttaaagaaCAAGAAAAGGAACAATAGgaggaaaaaataataaaaaatgcaaaagcAAAATATCAAATTTACCTATAGCATATATCTTGGTTATGTTTTGTATGATATAAAATCTTGGAAACAAAGATGTGGAAAACTTTGTCTTAGCAAAGGACAGGCAGGATTAATAGGTAGAACTAGATGTCCTGTTTACCAATGTTGTTTTCTTAACAAGTTTATACCTCTGATGAATCACAATCAAGGGAGCTGACAGGGGTGGAGGCAGGTAGGGGATTTGGATCCAAAATGGAAAGATTGTAGTTTAGTccttgcaaaaattgtaaaattataaactaataaaatggaaaaattacgtttTGCCCCCCACCCAAAGAAAATTGTTGTACTTCAGTccttacaaaaaaatataaaaaatggtaGTTTAAATTCCAGGAATTTAATCCCTCTTgtcttttagatttaaaaatgcAGGTCCAAttgttatttcttttattaaatttgagttcattgtgtcttttttttttatatctcatgactatcaagtgagtttttttttttttttggtattttgtattTCAAAATGTaaccttaataaatttaacagaaAACTTTTAACAGTGTTAGcaattgaaattgaatttttaaatccaaaaagtaagggactaaattcttggaAATAGAAGTAGGGAACTGAATTCGAAATGTgcaaaagtatagggacttagagaATATTTTAACCATTagtaaaatatcatattttatatattcatattttaatattttgaaaatattttaaaattaaaaactaaaatatattatcTATAAATAAAGAATATTTCTCAAGCTCAACCAAAGGAGGGTCTGTTTGAGTTTCATTGAGCTTGTGGACTAAGCTAGATAATTCTACCTAGTGTTTTAGACATTTCTActtattaaaatactaaaaataccaGCTCCATGAAAGGTGATCGTACCATTGCGTATCTTTTAATAATAGACAAGAATCTTTGAGGTAATCAATGGCTTCCAAGACTTGAACCCTCACCTCTTCAACTGAGTCAACCTTGCCATATAACTCCAATGCCAAAGCATATCGCACCAAGTCTTCCACATCAATTGAGTGATCCTCCGGATATAAAGCACACAATAAGAAGCATCGCTTGGTCACCTCCTTCTTCAAGTACTCATAGCTCATCTTAATACACATATAGGCATTTTTTTCTTCCTCTTCAATGTTCCCAATTTCCATTAATCTACTACTCTCAAGTTTTTTGCGAGCTAGTTCCCATCCTTTCTGAGTTTTAGTACCTTCTAAAGACCTTCCGAGTGTTACAATCGCTACAGGTAGACCATTACATTCTTTTACAATTTTCTCAGCCTCCTCAATGATATTCCTTGAAACGTTTTCATCAAGGTTAGCATTCATTTTGAAGAGAGCCCATGCTTCATCATCATCCAAAACATCAATTTGAATAGTAACTTGACATTCCATAGATTTGCATACCGTCCAACGACGTGTTGTCAAAATGATTTTACAGCCCTTCCCATTTTCAACCAATGGAATCCCTATTTTTCTTAAATCTTCATCATCATTCCACTCATTCCACAAATCATCGAGGATTATGATGAACTTTCCCTCTTTCAGTCTACACCATAACTCCTTTGCTCTTCCATCTTTGGttgttttttcaaatttcaagtgAATGCCATctgcaatttttttttgaatttcgccTATATCTGGAATTTTGGATATAACAACCATTATAGGCTGACCAAATCCTTTGACTTTATTGCCTACCTCTTTGACTAAGGTGGTTTTACCTACCCCTCCCATCCCCCATACTCCGATTTTGTTGATTTCAGCATCTTTCAAGGCCTTCATGATCTTATTGAAAGCAGTAGTTGAAGATTTGGAGTCTACAAGACCCTTAGATGTGAATAACTCTAAACCAGGAAGCTCAGCGCAGTGCCCAATTCGTTCAAATTTGGAGTTATTTACGAGTTTAATAATGGCTAATATCTCCTCGTCCATGCTCTTACTTAACTGATATCGCCAACTCCAGTTAGGACACCAATGAAAGCATCTCTTATTTTCTTCAATTCTAGCTTCCAAATTCTGTACATTATTCAAGGCATTTGTTGCATCCGTCAACCAGTCCTCTACGTATTTCTCAATCACTTGTGTTTGAATATTCAGTTTAGCCTCCTTGATGTCTTCTTGTATACGAGTTTGTTCTCTATTCAAATTGTTTTGCTGCTCATGGAGCTCTTGAACAATCATATGGAAACGAAAAAAGTAACGAACGCGGCATTCTATTGGCTTCACCAAGTAGTCTACCATCAGTGTTCCCACGGCGCCCATAAAGAAAGACTCGGGCATTGTCGTTAGTCTGAATTCACATAACAATTCTGCTCAGCCTAAGCAAAATGGTAGACAATATGCACTAAATGCCTAAAAAAATGAGACTCAAAAACAGTAATGAAAAAGTTGAGACTCACTACTTATGATTAAGATGAAGATGTATTATTAAGCGATGCTTAAAGGGTGCTCTGCCTGCTTCAAAGAAAATGCTCCAACTCTTAAATCTGAAAtgaaaaatagttgaaggaaaGTAGAAAGAAACGAGTGAGAATAATACATATTccttttgttatatatatttgaataatctCGGGACCTGATATCAGCAAGGATTAAAGCAATGCAAGTCATTTGCCACTAAACCAATACTAATAATCAATAAACAAAAATATTGCTTAAAATTAATTGGCTAAGCAAAGAGACAAACCCATAACTTATTCCTTTGAgaattgaaaaaacaaaaatgataCAATGATGTTTTATTCCTTTGAAAGTATATAGAAACTTACCAACAGTCCAACACTTTAAACGTTTCCTTGCAATGTCTGTCTAAGAACCAAACTGAACCTCACTGAAATCATTGTAAGATATTAATGAAACTGtgaaccaaaaaataataataatgaagttGTTAAAAAGTTGAGGCAGATAAAAGAGAATCGGATTGAATTGAAAAAGGAAATA comes from the Gossypium hirsutum isolate 1008001.06 chromosome A06, Gossypium_hirsutum_v2.1, whole genome shotgun sequence genome and includes:
- the LOC107962698 gene encoding uncharacterized protein, with amino-acid sequence MPESFFMGAVGTLMVDYLVKPIECRVRYFFRFHMIVQELHEQQNNLNREQTRIQEDIKEAKLNIQTQVIEKYVEDWLTDATNALNNVQNLEARIEENKRCFHWCPNWSWRYQLSKSMDEEILAIIKLVNNSKFERIGHCAELPGLELFTSKGLVDSKSSTTAFNKIMKALKDAEINKIGVWGMGGVGKTTLVKEVGNKVKGFGQPIMVVISKIPDIGEIQKKIADGIHLKFEKTTKDGRAKELWCRLKEGKFIIILDDLWNEWNDDEDLRKIGIPLVENGKGCKIILTTRRWTVCKSMECQVTIQIDVLDDDEAWALFKMNANLDENVSRNIIEEAEKIVKECNGLPVAIVTLGRSLEGTKTQKGWELARKKLESSRLMEIGNIEEEEKNAYMCIKMSYEYLKKEVTKRCFLLCALYPEDHSIDVEDLVRYALALELYGKVDSVEEVRVQVLEAIDYLKDSCLLLKDTQWYIKLHDLVRDVALWIASREESGFMIKSRLELLNESFEPCRAISLLNIEEKKLLGRLIPSNLEILLLKNCDVQGTCFQWMKELKALSLTADKHCPVGMISLYALSSLPKLRALRLENFEDFSFLRSLRTVEVLSLRGLGFEGLSNELWRLENLKILDLTDCTFRSRFPPNVIQRLSKLEQLYLKGSNICETIVDILVQINFLSRLTALSLRLSLDHFMGDVVFPKLERYDISVVDPYKLKCDLFSITEKSWKIKGPILLNVVSLLPENLESFEVLDDIDKFLECLIDKSLRLSNLKLLYLHNLSNLSCIGELPTQHVRLEGLVDLRITNCPSLKSLFPLSLAQSLVLLEILEIANCPRLKQIVTEMEGDEEKISSSINSHNSLGFPNLRELYIGNCYGLVYIFPTLMAPQGLPLLENLAIHRCPQLKQVVRPREGRVENDVVLQQLQFSKPLMQFSVSACPLLTDSFVHLDVEKACFKEVRLSTFKESFSSAKHLEVHYAIEDHNLVPDAKGDGLNGLMSLQLRDCKDLECLVDITMGNGPTFAFTNLKRLSIEDMFGFETLCKGHHPPQGFLQSLKVVNIKGCRKLEILFSPSITQSLVFLEELTIEFCRELRTLFSVLENDGGIRSNSCFPPFCLPKLKTLYIRLCSKLEYVLPITLAQGLPALASISVFGCDELKHVFSMPKEQDGVELHGIMLLPSLQYLRLSGLENLTSFVPENFFIKAPALKSLEAYECPKVMNFHIQQVNKQLTLKGNGLYVFKELSCNTNLIPDVHSRHLDGLTSLDIYHWWGGECLVDKSQAKMGILQNLKDLRVSYSSMSEVFRIDEGLYNREENQAPQLLLNLEQLQLKRLPYLRWIVQGPIHCVNLQSLKVLEITHCNKLTSIFSISVVQTLRSLEELKIYDCDKLKSVLMELEIDTEPNKLCLPNLKTVEIVKCPSLEYVFPLALTQGFPRLQKVQLVKLRNMRGFVAGNNFVQAPALEILIIKELCSAFTNFVFQKEVNKCDPLKELTFCTKSIDDEDVEPCNMVNTQLRQRSTNFEYMTLGNFEQLFRLQGACFISNLEKMQLSNMIWLRDIWKGPIHFESNLRELAVYDSNCLTYIFPATFIPHFPHLSILKIKACENLKQIIANDDISTSSSQGPQLEKKMVFPHIKQIILENLPRLERFGLAGYHMEFPCLDLLDVKQCFKMITSFTVDYLTLTVHAKSNEASQLDDFNPSPEVIFWEKRRPTLLPQYVEEAEKVSPLK